The DNA window CTGAAAGGGCAGGTGCAGTCGCTATAATGGCTCTTGAATCTGTACCTGCAGATATAAGAGAAGCTGGCGGTGTTGCCAGAATGGCAGACCCCGCGATTGTATCCCAGATTGTTGATTCAGTAACGATTCCGGTTATGGCTAAATCCCGGATTGGACATACGGTTGAAGCCGAAATTCTTGAATCAATCGGTGTTGATATGATTGATGAGTCAGAAGTTCTGACTCCAGCAGATACCAGATATCATATAGACAAAACCCAGTTTACAGTACCTTTTGTCTGTGGAGCCCGTAATCTCGGTGAAGCCCTGAGACGAATCAATGAAGGAGCTGCCATGATTCGCACAAAAGGTGAAGCCGGGACAGGAGATGTAAGCCAGGCAGTACATCACATGAAACAAATAATGGGTGAAATCCGAGAGTATTCTGGTAAATCTAAAGAAGAATTAATGATGGTTGCCAGAGATATTGAAGCACCTTATGAGCTTGTTGAGGAAACTGTAAACCTTGGAAGGCTTCCGGTTGTTAATTTTGCAGCAGGAGGCATAGCTACACCTGCCGATGCAGCACTTATGATGAAACTTGGTGCAGATGGTATCTTTGTAGGTTCTGGAATATTTAAGGCAGAAAACCCTGAAAAAATGGCAGGTGCAATTGTAGAAGCTGTAAACAATTATGACAACCCCACTAAACTCTATGAGATATCCAAGGGAATCGGGTCTGGTATGAGAGGTATCAGTACCGACACTATAGAAGAAGGGCAAATCCTTCAGTCCCGTGGATACTAAATATTTTATCCTTAATTTTTAGTTTAAGATGGTTTCAATATGCGTGTAGGTGTAGTTGCATTACAGGGTGATGTTTCCGAACATGTCGATGCTTTAAAAAAAGCTATTTCTGAACGCGGTGAAAAAGGAGAAGTTGTTACCATAAAGCATAGTGGTATTACCCCTACTTGTGATGCACTTATTTTACCGGGTGGTGAAAGTACAACACTCGGTCATCTCCTTGTTTATGAAGGGATAGCAGATGAAATTAAAAAAGCCGCATCAGATGGTGTTCCTATTATGGGTACCTGTGCCGGATTGATACTCATGGCAAAGAGTGGAGAAGGACAAGTACAAAAGACCCGTCAATATTTACTATCTATTATGGACACGACTGTTAATAGAAATGCATTCGGAAGGCAGAGAGAGTCATTTGAAACAAAACTTGATGTGTCAGTTTTTGATTCACCATACATTGCCATTTTTATTCGTGCTCCTGCAATTGTAAAATGTGGAGAAAGTGTGAAAACACTGGCAAAAATTGATGATTATGTTGTCGCCGCTGAACAGGGTAATCTGATGGCTCTTGCATTCCACCCTGAACTAACGGACGATTTAAGGTTTCATCACCATTTTCTGGATAAAATTTCTTAAAATTTACAATTAAATTCTGAAAATTCTTGACTATATTATTGAATTTTCCATATTAAATCCTTTTATATATGACCATTACCCTAATTATATTGGGTGATTCTAATATGGTTAAACTTGATGAGAAGATGAAAGAGGATTTTTCAAAAATCAAAATTTTCCCGTTTGCTACTGCATCTAAAGATGGTGTTCCAAATGTTGTTCCGATTGGATTCTGTAAATTAATGGATGATGAAACTATCTGGGTAGCAGATAATTATTTTGATAAAACACTTTCTAATTTACAGGAAAATCCGAAAGCATCCATTTTTGTATGGAATACAGAAACAAGCGGATGTTACCAGATAAAAGGAGATGTAGAAATAAAATCCAGTGGCGAAGATTACAACAGAATGTACAATATGGTTAAAGAAATGGGCGACAAATATCCTGCCAAACATCTTGTAGAAATGAAAATTACCAACGTATATGAATGTAAATCTGGTCCTGAAGCAGGGAAAAAATTACTGTAATTATAAAAGAGTGATTAAAATCTAAACCACTCTTAAAAACATTATTTCATATTTTTATTCTTCAGCAGCAGCTTCTTCTCCACCGCCGAGAATAGCATCAATTGATTTGTCACCGTATTCTACAACTTTTGTGTTTATCTGCACAGTGTCACTGGATATTTCCTTTCCACGAACAAATTTTCTTTTACGTTCACCTTTGGATTTAGGCTCATCACCTACTCCTCCAGACATCAGTATCCTGTGTCTTTTCGCACCAGGAAGGTCTCCCCTCATGGTAAAACCATCTTTATCATTCCCGCCGGTGATTTTTAATTTATAACCCGGAAGCCCTACCAGATTACCATCAAGTGTTTCACCTATTGATTTTCCAATAATATTATTTACCTCATCACCGGTAACATCAAATTGGTACGATTTTGTTTTCGGGTCTGAAACTACAACTTTAAAATTTGCCATTTTTATATACCTCCTTTTTAATTTTATTTTTAACCAGTTTTAAAACTTAAATTATTTTGCCCAGAATGGGTTATTTTTACGTTTGATTTCCAGAAAACTTTCAAGGGTTTCTATTTCATGATCTTTCAATGAATCATACAATTCATGTTCAAGTATTTTTGCATGTTTTTCTGGTACATCAATGT is part of the Methanohalobium evestigatum Z-7303 genome and encodes:
- the pdxS gene encoding pyridoxal 5'-phosphate synthase lyase subunit PdxS; the encoded protein is MEIENLRHGTELIKRGFAKMQKGGVIMDVTTPEQAEIAERAGAVAIMALESVPADIREAGGVARMADPAIVSQIVDSVTIPVMAKSRIGHTVEAEILESIGVDMIDESEVLTPADTRYHIDKTQFTVPFVCGARNLGEALRRINEGAAMIRTKGEAGTGDVSQAVHHMKQIMGEIREYSGKSKEELMMVARDIEAPYELVEETVNLGRLPVVNFAAGGIATPADAALMMKLGADGIFVGSGIFKAENPEKMAGAIVEAVNNYDNPTKLYEISKGIGSGMRGISTDTIEEGQILQSRGY
- the pdxT gene encoding pyridoxal 5'-phosphate synthase glutaminase subunit PdxT, with the translated sequence MRVGVVALQGDVSEHVDALKKAISERGEKGEVVTIKHSGITPTCDALILPGGESTTLGHLLVYEGIADEIKKAASDGVPIMGTCAGLILMAKSGEGQVQKTRQYLLSIMDTTVNRNAFGRQRESFETKLDVSVFDSPYIAIFIRAPAIVKCGESVKTLAKIDDYVVAAEQGNLMALAFHPELTDDLRFHHHFLDKIS
- a CDS encoding pyridoxamine 5'-phosphate oxidase family protein, whose translation is MVKLDEKMKEDFSKIKIFPFATASKDGVPNVVPIGFCKLMDDETIWVADNYFDKTLSNLQENPKASIFVWNTETSGCYQIKGDVEIKSSGEDYNRMYNMVKEMGDKYPAKHLVEMKITNVYECKSGPEAGKKLL
- a CDS encoding 30S ribosomal protein S6e, which translates into the protein MANFKVVVSDPKTKSYQFDVTGDEVNNIIGKSIGETLDGNLVGLPGYKLKITGGNDKDGFTMRGDLPGAKRHRILMSGGVGDEPKSKGERKRKFVRGKEISSDTVQINTKVVEYGDKSIDAILGGGEEAAAEE